CAACCACCATTTCGCAGCAGCCGCCTGATCGGCGCAGAGCGACAGCCTACCTCTGACTGCCGCCAATCTTTGCAACAGAGCCACCCAGTGGACATAAGCCTGTTCGGTTCGTAAGCTATAATGCAAGTAGCGTATGCGCTCACGCAACTGGTCCAGAACCTTGACCGAACGCAGCGGTGGTAACGGCGCAGTGGCGGTTTTCATGGCTTGTTATGACTGTTTTTTTGTACAGTCTATGCCTCGGGCATCCAAGCAGCAAGCGCGTTACGCCGTGGGTCGATGTTTGATGTTATGGAGCAGCAACGATGTTACGCAGCAGGGCAGTCGCCCTAAAACAAAGTTAGACATCATGAGGGAAGCGGTGACCATCGAAATTTCGAACCAACTATCAGAGGTGCTAAGCGTCATTGAGCGCCATCTGGAATCAACGTTGCTGGCCGTGCATTTGTACGGCTCCGCAGTGGATGGCGGCCTGAAGCCATACAGCGATATTGATTTGTTGGTTACTGTGGCCGTAAAGCTTGATGAAACGACGCGGCGAGCATTGCTCAATGACCTTATGGAGGCTTCGGCTTTCCCTGGCGAGAGCGAGACGCTCCGCGCTATAGAAGTCACCCTTGTCGTGCATGACGACATCATCCCGTGGCGTTATCCGGCTAAGCGCGAGCTGCAATTTGGAGAATGGCAGCGCAATGACATTCTTGCGGGTATCTTCGAGCCAGCCATGATCGACATTGATCTAGCTATCCTGCTTACAAAAGCAAGAGAACATAGCGTTGCCTTGGTAGGTCCGGCAGCGGAGGAATTCTTTGACCCGGTTCCTGAACAGGATCTATTCGAGGCGCTGAGGGAAACCTTGAAGCTATGGAACTCGCAGCCCGACTGGGCCGGCGATGAGCGAAATGTAGTGCTTACGTTGTCCCGCATTTGGTACAGCGCAATAACCGGCAAAATCGCGCCGAAGGATGTCGCTGCCGACTGGGCAATAAAACGCCTACCTGCCCAGTATCAGCCCGTCTTACTTGAAGCTAAGCAAGCTTATCTGGGACAAAAAGAAGATCACTTGGCCTCACGCGCAGATCACTTGGAAGAATTTATTCGCTTTGTGAAAGGCGAGATCATCAAGTCAGTTGGTAAATGATGTCTAACAATTCGTTCAAGCCGACCGCGCTACGCGCGGCGGCTTAACTCCGGCGTTAACCTCTGAGGAAGAATTGTGAAACTATCACTAATGGTAGCTATATCGAAGAATGGAGTTATCGGGAATGGCCCTGATATTCCATGGAGTGCCAAAGGTGAACAGCTCCTGTTTAAAGCTATTACCTATAACCAATGGCTGTTGGTTGGACGCAAGACTTTTGAATCAATGGGAGCATTACCCAACCGAAAGTATGCGGTCGTAACACGTTCAAGTTTTACATCTGACAATGAGAACGTATTGATCTTTCCATCAATTAAAGATGCTTTAACCAACCTAAAGAAAATAACGGATCATGTCATTGTTTCAGGTGGTGGGGAGATATACAAAAGCCTGATCGATCAAGTAGATACACTACATATATCTACAATAGACATCGAGCCGGAAGGTGATGTTTACTTTCCTGAAATCCCCAGCAATTTTAGGCCAGTTTTTACCCAAGACTTCGCCTCTAACATAAATTATAGTTACCAAATCTGGAAAAAGGGTTAACAAGTGGCAGCAACGGATTCGCAAACCTGTCACGCCTTTTGTACCAAAAGCCGCGCCAGGTTTGCGATCCGCTGTGCCAGGCGTTAGATGCACTAAGCACATAATTGCTCACAGCCAAACTATCAGGTCAAGTCTGCTTTTATTATTTTTAAGCGTGCATAATAAGCCCTACACAAATTGGGAGATATATCATGAAAGGCTGGCTTTTTCTTGTTATCGCAATAGTTGGCGAAGTAATCGCAACATCCGCATTAAAATCTAGCGAGGGCTTTACTAAGCTTGCCCCTTCCGCCGTTGTCATAATCGGTTATGGCATCGCATTTTATTTTCTTTCTCTGGTTCTGAAATCCATCCCTGTCGGTGTTGCTTATGCAGTCTGGTCGGGACTCGGCGTCGTCATAATTACAGCCATTGCCTGGTTGCTTCATGGGCAAAAGCTTGATGCGTGGGGCTTTGTAGGTATGGGGCTCATAATTGCTGCCTTTTTGCTCGCCCGATCCCCATCGTGGAAGTCGCTGCGGAGGCCGACGCCATGGTGACGGTGTTCGGCATTCTGAATCTCACCGAGGACTCCTTCTTCGATGAGAGCCGGCGGCTAGACCCCGCCGGCGCTGTCACCGCGGCGATCGAAATGCTGCGAGTCGGATCAGACGTCGTGGATGTCGGACCGGCCGCCAGCCATCCGGACGCGAGGCCTGTATCGCCGGCCGATGAGATCAGACGTATTGCGCCGCTCTTAGACGCCCTGTCCGATCAGATGCACCGTGTTTCAATCGACAGCTTCCAACCGGAAACCCAGCGCTATGCGCTCAAGCGCGGCGTGGGCTACCTGAACGATATCCAAGGATTTCCTGACCCTGCGCTCTATCCCGATATTGCTGAGGCGGACTGCAGGCTGGTGGTTATGCACTCAGCGCAGCGGGATGGCATCGCCACCCGCACCGGTCACCTTCGACCCGAAGACGCGCTCGACGAGATTGTGCGGTTCTTCGAGGCGCGGGTTTCCGCCTTGCGACGGAGCGGGGTCGCTGCCGACCGGCTCATCCTCGATCCGGGGATGGGATTTTTCTTGAGCCCCGCACCGGAAACATCGCTGCACGTGCTGTCGAACCTTCAAAAGCTGAAGTCGGCGTTGGGGCTTCCGCTATTGGTCTCGGTGTCGCGGAAATCCTTCTTGGGCGCCACCGTTGGCCTTCCTGTAAAGGATCTGGGTCCAGCGAGCCTTGCGGCGGAACTTCACGCGATCGGCAATGGCGCTGACTACGTCCGCACCCACGCGCCTGGAGATCTGCGAAGCGCAATCACCTTCTCGGAAACCCTCGCGAAATTTCGCAGTCGCGACGCCAGAGACCGAGGGTTAGATCATGCCTAGCATTCACCTTCCGGCCGCCCGCTAGCGGACCCTGGTCAGGTTCCGCGAAGGTGGGCGCAGACATGCTGGGCTCGTCAGGATCAAACTGCACTATGAGGCGGCGGTTCATACCGCGCCAGGGGAGCGAATGGACAGCGAGGAGCCTCCGAACGTTCGGGTCGCCTGCTCGGGTGATATCGACGAGGTTGTGCGGCTGATGCACGACGCTGCGGCGTGGATGTCCGCCAAGGGAACGCCCGCCTGGGACGTCGCGCGGATCGACCGGACATTCGCGGAGACCTTCGTCCTGAGATCCGAGCTCCTAGTCGCGAGTTGCAGCGACGGCATCGTCGGCTGTTGCACCTTGTCGGCCGAGGATCCCGAGTTCTGGCCCGACGCCCTCAAGGGGGAGGCCGCATATCTGCACAAGCTCGCGGTGCGACGGACACATGCGGGCCGGGGTGTCAGCTCCGCGCTGATCGAGGCTTGCCGCCATGCCGCGCGAACGCAGGGGTGCGCCAAGCTGCGGCTCGACTGCCACCCGAACCTGCGTGGCCTATACGAGCGGCTCGGATTCACCCACGTCGACACTTTCAATCCCGGCTGGGATCCAACCTTCATCGCAGAACGCCTAGAACTCGAAATCTAACGTCCGTTCGGGCATCGAGGTCCATGTCGGGGTGGGACGGGCCCGTGGCTTCAAGATCACTTGCAGTCCGACCGCGATGTCTTGGTTGCGCGAGAGGTTGTCGATATGGCTCTGTTGCAAAAATCGTGAAGCTTGAGCATGCTTGGCGGAGATTGGACGGACGGAACGATGACGGATTTCAAGTGGCGCCATTTCCAGGGTGATGTGAGGCTCTGTTGCAAAAATCGTGAAGCTTGAGCATGCTTGGCGGAGATTGGACGGACGGAACGATGACGGATTTCAAGTGGCGCCATTTCCGGCTCTTGTGACTGATCCGTGGGTGGGTTGAGCGTGCTGAGAGCAGGACACGCCGTTCCTGGTCTAGGTTCTGAGGTGTTGAATCTCCAAAACCGAACCCAGAGAACGGCGTGCAAGAAACTACCCTATGGCGGCGTGTGCTCGGAGTCGAGCAGACGACCGTGATCGAGACCATCGAGTATGACGATGATGCGGGCATCGTGACCGCTCACGTACGCCCCTCGAAGAGATTGAAACCCCGCTGCGGGAGATGCGGCGCGGTCGCTGGCCGCTACGACCAGGGTGAGGGGCGCAGACGCTGGAGGGCTCTCGATCTTGGAACAGTGCCAACGTATCTCGAGGCCGAAGCCCCCAGGGTTCGCTGCGCTGAGCATGGGGTCACGGTTGCGCAGGTGCCCTGGGCTCGTCATGGGGCTGGGCACACCAGGTTCTTCGATGACCAGACCGCGTGGCTGGCAACGGTGACGTCGAAGAGCGCGGCGACCGAGGAAAAACCTCGCGGCGACACAAGC
Above is a window of Leucobacter aridicollis DNA encoding:
- a CDS encoding ANT(3'')-Ia family aminoglycoside nucleotidyltransferase AadA2; amino-acid sequence: MREAVTIEISNQLSEVLSVIERHLESTLLAVHLYGSAVDGGLKPYSDIDLLVTVAVKLDETTRRALLNDLMEASAFPGESETLRAIEVTLVVHDDIIPWRYPAKRELQFGEWQRNDILAGIFEPAMIDIDLAILLTKAREHSVALVGPAAEEFFDPVPEQDLFEALRETLKLWNSQPDWAGDERNVVLTLSRIWYSAITGKIAPKDVAADWAIKRLPAQYQPVLLEAKQAYLGQKEDHLASRADHLEEFIRFVKGEIIKSVGK
- the dfrA1 gene encoding trimethoprim-resistant dihydrofolate reductase DfrA1, with amino-acid sequence MKLSLMVAISKNGVIGNGPDIPWSAKGEQLLFKAITYNQWLLVGRKTFESMGALPNRKYAVVTRSSFTSDNENVLIFPSIKDALTNLKKITDHVIVSGGGEIYKSLIDQVDTLHISTIDIEPEGDVYFPEIPSNFRPVFTQDFASNINYSYQIWKKG
- a CDS encoding quaternary ammonium compound efflux SMR transporter QacE delta 1, whose amino-acid sequence is MKGWLFLVIAIVGEVIATSALKSSEGFTKLAPSAVVIIGYGIAFYFLSLVLKSIPVGVAYAVWSGLGVVIITAIAWLLHGQKLDAWGFVGMGLIIAAFLLARSPSWKSLRRPTPW
- the sul1 gene encoding sulfonamide-resistant dihydropteroate synthase Sul1, whose translation is MVTVFGILNLTEDSFFDESRRLDPAGAVTAAIEMLRVGSDVVDVGPAASHPDARPVSPADEIRRIAPLLDALSDQMHRVSIDSFQPETQRYALKRGVGYLNDIQGFPDPALYPDIAEADCRLVVMHSAQRDGIATRTGHLRPEDALDEIVRFFEARVSALRRSGVAADRLILDPGMGFFLSPAPETSLHVLSNLQKLKSALGLPLLVSVSRKSFLGATVGLPVKDLGPASLAAELHAIGNGADYVRTHAPGDLRSAITFSETLAKFRSRDARDRGLDHA
- a CDS encoding GNAT family N-acetyltransferase encodes the protein MDSEEPPNVRVACSGDIDEVVRLMHDAAAWMSAKGTPAWDVARIDRTFAETFVLRSELLVASCSDGIVGCCTLSAEDPEFWPDALKGEAAYLHKLAVRRTHAGRGVSSALIEACRHAARTQGCAKLRLDCHPNLRGLYERLGFTHVDTFNPGWDPTFIAERLELEI